The sequence CGCGAACTTCGACCCCGTCTCGATCGCCCGCACCGCGCGCCGGCACAAGCTGCCGAGCGAGGCCTCGAAGCGGTACGAGCGCGGCGTCGACCCCGGCATCGCACCCGCGGCCGCTGCTCGCGTCGCCCAGCTCATGGCCGACCTCGCGGGCGGCACGCCCGACGACGGCGGCTCCCTCATCGCCGACGCAGCCGAGCGCGCCGCGATCCTGCTGCCGCACGGCTACGCGTCGCAGCTCATCGGCATCGAGTACACCGAGACCGAGGTGCACGACGCCCTCGCCGAGATCGGCGGGCACGTCACCCGCACCGAGGCCGGGTTCGAGGTCGTGCCGCCGAGCTGGCGACCGGACCTCACCGGCAAGGCCGAGCTCGTCGAAGAGGTCGCGCGGCTCGTCGGCTACCACCGCATCCCGTCGGTGCTGCCCGTCGCGCCTCCCGGCCGCGGGCTCACCCGGTCGCAGCGGCTCAGGAAGCAGACCGCCGACGTGCTCGCCGCCGCCGGCGCGACCGAGATTCTCGCGTTCCCGTTCGTCAGCGACGAGGCGAACCAGCGGTACGGCAGCGTCGACGGCTCGCCCGTCGCGCAGATCAGGGTCGCGAACGCGATGGATGCCTCGGCGCCCTTCCTGCGCCGAACGCTGCTGCCCGGGCTCGTCGAGGTGGCGCGCCGCAACCTGTCCCGCGGATTCACCGACCTCGACCTGTTCGAGGTGGGGCTCGTGTTCCTGCCTGAGCGCGATCGCGACTACGGCTCGCCCGTGCTGCCGGCCGGTGGCGCGCTGCCCACCGCCGACGAGCTCGCGGCGCTGCAGGCCGGCATCCCGCCGCAGCCGCGACACGCGGGCGTGCTGCTGCTCGGCAACGCCGTGCCCAAGGCCCCCGGGCAGGCGCCCGTCGCGGTCGGGCTCGCCGACGCGCTCGATCGGGTGCGTCAGATCGCGCTCGCGACGGGCGTCGAGATCGAGGTCGTGCAGGGGCGCCATGCCGCGCTGCACCCGGGCCGCACCGCCGAGCTGCGGGTCGGCGGTCGGGCCGTCGGGTTCGCGGGCGAGCTGCATCCGGCGATCGCCGAGGCGGCGGATCTGCCGCGTGTCGTCGCGATCGCCGAGCTCGACCTCGACGCCGTCATCGTCGCGGGCGACCGGCCCGTCGAGGCGCACGCGATCGCGACGTATCCCGCGGCCACGCAGGACCTGTCGCTCGTGGTGCCGCGGGAGACGCCCGCCGGCGAGGTCCGTGCGGCCGTGGCCGAGGGTGCCGGCGAACTGCTCGAGCACATCCAGCTGGTCGACGACTACCGCGGTCAGGGGGTGCCGACCGAGTCGAAGAGCCTGACCTTCGCGCTGCGCTTCCGCGCGCCCGACCGCACGCTCACGGCGGCCGAGGCATCCGAGGCCAAGCTCGCGGGCGCCGCAGTCGCGGCCGAACGGTTCGGCGCCGCCATCCGCGACTAGCCGTACCCACCCACCCCGCCCGCCCCGCCCCCCCGCCCCGCCCCACCCCGATCGCCGAGTGATGACGATTCGTGCCGCGAGTGCCGCCAGATCGTCATCACTCGGCGCAGATCGTCATCACTCGGCGGGGGAACGTGAGGGTGGGACGGGTCGGGGTGGGACGGGTCGGGTGGGACGGGTCGGGTGGGACGGGTCGGGTGGGACGGGTCGGGGTGGGACGGGTCAGGGTGAGGCGGGCGGGGGTGTCGGGCGGTCGGTCGAGGCGAGTACGCTCGGGCGCATGAGCGACGTCAAGACGCATCCCACCGGGGAATCGGTGGCCGAGTTCCTGGCGAGGGCCGAACCCGCGGGGCGACGCGAAGACGGATTCGTGCTGCGCGAGCTCTTCGACCGGGTCACGGGGACCGACGCCGTCATGTGGGGCCCGACGATGGTCGGCTACGGGCTCGAGCACTACCGCTATGAGTCCGGTCGCGAGGGCGACACGATGATCGTCGGCTTCTCGCCGCGCAAGGCCTCGATGTCGATCTACGGGCTGCAACTGCCCGGCGTGCCCGAGTCGGCCGAGCTCATCGACCGACTCGGCAAGGTCAAAGTCGGCGTCTCCTGCATCTGGGTCGGCCGGCTCTCGACCATCGATCTCGGCACGCTCGAGTCGCTCGTCGACCTCGCGTGGGTGCACGCGCGCGGCTGAGGCATCCGCTGCCCGTGTCGATGACGTGCGGGCACGCCCCGCGGTCGCCGCCGGTTTGCGACCGAGCCGGGCGCGCCGATACAGTGCCACACATGACCGCTGTCCGGGACGCCCGCCACGCACGCGACTCGCGTGCCGGTGTCGCGCGCGCCCGACGGCGTGGCGAGCGCCGAATCCAGGCGACCCCGCACGCTGCGTGAGCAGCGCGATACGGGCGTCGCCGGTTCCGACCACTCGTCCGCATCGTCCTAAGGTTGAAGCATGACCTACTCCGTCGCCGTCTCCGGCGCTTCCGGCTACGCCGGTGGAGAGATCCTCAGACTCATCGCCGACCACCCCGAGTTCGAGGTGCGCACCGTCACGGCGCACTCGAACGCCGGTCAACCGCTGATCGCGGTGCAGCCGCATCTGCGCACGTACACGCACTTGACCCTCCGCGAGACCACGCCGGAGGTGCTCGCCGGGCATGACCTCGTGTTCCTCGCGCTGCCGCACGGCGCCTCCGGCGCGGTCGCGGCCGAGCTGTCCGAGGACACACTCGTGATCGACTGCGGCGC is a genomic window of Agromyces protaetiae containing:
- a CDS encoding DUF1801 domain-containing protein, which produces MSDVKTHPTGESVAEFLARAEPAGRREDGFVLRELFDRVTGTDAVMWGPTMVGYGLEHYRYESGREGDTMIVGFSPRKASMSIYGLQLPGVPESAELIDRLGKVKVGVSCIWVGRLSTIDLGTLESLVDLAWVHARG
- the pheT gene encoding phenylalanine--tRNA ligase subunit beta, whose protein sequence is MRVPLSWLAEYVELVPGTTPEDVHAALVKVGLEEEDVHTFELSGPIVVGEVLDFVEEPQSNGKTIRWCQVRVAPDGEQAADGGDAVHGIVCGARNFFVGDQVVVTLPGAVLPGPFPIAARKTYGHVSDGMIASARELGLGDDHDGILRLSTLGVEAPVGTDAIELLGLNDAAVEINVTPDRGYAFSIRGVAREYAHATGAAFRDPVAQAAPAETSADAFPVAIADDAPIRGRAGSSVFATRVVRGVDPSRPTPPWMVSRLKLAGIRSLSLLVDITNYVMLETGQPIHGYDLDRLRGGIVVRRAHEGERLTTLDGKDRALSTEDLLITDDRGGIGLAGVMGGAETEMSGETRNVLIEAANFDPVSIARTARRHKLPSEASKRYERGVDPGIAPAAAARVAQLMADLAGGTPDDGGSLIADAAERAAILLPHGYASQLIGIEYTETEVHDALAEIGGHVTRTEAGFEVVPPSWRPDLTGKAELVEEVARLVGYHRIPSVLPVAPPGRGLTRSQRLRKQTADVLAAAGATEILAFPFVSDEANQRYGSVDGSPVAQIRVANAMDASAPFLRRTLLPGLVEVARRNLSRGFTDLDLFEVGLVFLPERDRDYGSPVLPAGGALPTADELAALQAGIPPQPRHAGVLLLGNAVPKAPGQAPVAVGLADALDRVRQIALATGVEIEVVQGRHAALHPGRTAELRVGGRAVGFAGELHPAIAEAADLPRVVAIAELDLDAVIVAGDRPVEAHAIATYPAATQDLSLVVPRETPAGEVRAAVAEGAGELLEHIQLVDDYRGQGVPTESKSLTFALRFRAPDRTLTAAEASEAKLAGAAVAAERFGAAIRD